In Helianthus annuus cultivar XRQ/B chromosome 9, HanXRQr2.0-SUNRISE, whole genome shotgun sequence, the following are encoded in one genomic region:
- the LOC110875896 gene encoding uncharacterized protein LOC110875896: protein MDDIPPLFIPIDISEDDDSSSSDSSLIFFFQNLINEAAELEDMGTSRKRKPVRRDRVKCHENLMRYYFIEEPVFNEEDFRQRFRMSKRLFLKILSDVQANNSWFQDTVDASLKKSFTPMQKVTSAIKQLATGNAPDKFDEYLNMSERTSRESLENFCETVCNLYASEFLRRPTSHDVALLYQAHEEKHHLPGMLGSLDCTNFVWRMCPTESRGQYMRGVTVTRQLCSKRWPLRICGFGMLFVVHQVHKTTSTCSNNLRYFLLDEMELHQNAHFT from the coding sequence ATGGATGATATACCACCGCTATTCATTCCAATTGATATTAGTGAAGACGATGATTCTTCCTCGAGCGATagtagtttaattttttttttccaaaatcttATTAACGAAGCCGCTGAACTGGAAGACATGGGCACTTCTAGAAAAAGGAAACCTGTCCGTCGAGATCGAGTGAAATGTCACGAAAACCTTATGAGATATTATTTTATCGAGGAGCCCGTATTCAACGAAGAGGATTTTCGTCAAAGGTTTCGTATGTCGAAAAGgttgtttttaaaaattttgagTGACGTGCAAGCGAATAACTCGTGGTTTCAAGACACCGTGGATGCGAGTTTGAAGAAGAGTTTTACACCGATGCAAAAAGTTACTTCGGCGATTAAGCAGCTAGCAACCGGTAACGCTCCAGACAAGTTCGACGAGTATTTGAATATGTCCGAAAGGACTTCCCGAGAAAGTCTAGAAAATTTTTGCGAAACAGTATGTAATTTATACGCTTCCGAGTTTTTACGTAGACCTACTAGCCACGACGTTGCGCTCTTGTACCAAGCTCATGAGGAGAAACATCACCTTCCTGGGATGCTGGGTAGTCTTGATTGTACAAATTTTGTTTGGAGAATGTGTCCAACGGAGTCGCGGGGTCAATATATGAGGGGGGTCACAGTCACCCGACAGTTATGCTCGAAGCGGTGGCCTCTCAggatttgtggatttggcatgctttttgtggtcCACCAagttcacaaaacgacatcaacgtgctccaacaatctccgttatttcttACTGGACGAAATGGAACTGCACCAAAATGCCCATTTTACGTGA